Part of the Gemmatimonadota bacterium genome, ATTGCAGAGGCAATATTGACCAGCGCGAAATCCCATGTGTTCCTTTCGGCCACCTTTTCAAAATAAAAACGCGCACCTGCCCATGTGTTGGGAATCACAATAGACTTGAGCAAATCACCCGGTTGCAAAATCGTCATGCGCATAATATCCACATCTGGACCAATAAAAAAGTTCTCTGCCAGCACCTCTTTTTCTCCATCGCCATTTACAACCACCATACGCGCATCGAGGGCAACAAGTGCGGGTGCGGTATCTGAAGGAGACACGGCAATACACCGATCCGCCCCAAAAAGACAATGCTCGCGGTCAATTCCCTCGGGCGTATCCGCATAACATGTATTCCCGCCCGCGCGATAACAATCCAGCCCATACCGATAATACCAGCATCGCGTATCCTGACAGACATTGCCCCCGATCGTTCCCGCATTGCGAATTTGCGGACTGGCAACATGCCGCGCAGCATCGGCCAATACGCCGTATTTCTCTTTAATCAGCGCACTCGTCTCAATCTCCGTCAGCGTGGTCAACGCGCCAATCTCAATCCCATCGGCTGTTTCGCGAATCCCATGCAAATCATCAATACCGTTAATATCGATAACTGCTCGGGGCTTCTTGGCGCGGTCCTTAAACCAGTCAAAACTATCCTGACCACCTGCCAGAACCCAACCGTCATCGCCATAGCGATCCATTAAATTCAGTGCGTGGTCTATCGCCGTGGGCTGATACAATTCAAAATTAGCCATCATATCTTTGAGCATCTCATTTTCCCCTTCTCATACCGTATTCACCTGCAGTGCTTTATACGACTGTTCGCGTCCTGCGGCTGCATTGACAATATGATCGGTCGTCACGGGCATCCGATTAAAATAATACCCGTCCAGCGCGTCTGAAATCGCGCACAAAAGCGCGGCAGCAGCACACCCCTGCACAGGCTCACCTATCCCCTTAGCACCAACTGGATTTTGGGGATCGGCGATATCGACCACCTCGGTTTTCATCTCAGATGGCACATCGAGATAAGACGGCGGCTTGCACTGATAAAGCCCCATATTTGCTGGAAGGCCGTTTTGCGGATCATACACGTATCGCTCCAGCGCAGCCAGACCAAATCCCATAACTGCGCCGCCTTTGATCTGCGTCTCCAGCCCCTGTGGGTGCAGTACCGTACCGCATTCCGCTACACCCACGTAATCCAGAATTTCGTATTTACCAGTCTCCAGATCCAACTCAATCTCGATAAACCCGACCGCCATCGCAGGTACAACGCCCTCGTGCTTCAGATTGTCTTTGGCAACACCGATCAAGCCCGTGCCCGCAAGCCCAGCCACCGAGGTTTTTGTCATGGCGTGAATATCCTCTGGAGCTTCATGACCGTCGTATTTGCCTCCCAGTTCAATCGCGCGTTTTGCCGCATCGGCAAATCCCATACTTTTGGATTTGTCCGTCTTATGCACAATCCGCTCATCGGCCAGATCGTAATCACCGGGAGAGCCTCCCAGGTCCATTGCTGCAATCTCCAGCAATTTGTTTTTCGCGTCCATAGCCGCAACATAATTCGTGCGCGTCATCGTAAACGAGGTATTGCTCCCCCACTGTGCGTGATTCCACGGCAAATGACGACGGCTGTCGCCCCGCTCAATCACACAATTTTCCCATTTACACGTCAGCACTTCGGCGGCTGCAAGAGAGGTTGCAGTGTGCGAAAACGTGCCGAGGTTGCCAACGCCCGAATGAATGTGCAACTTGCCCTCTGGCGTCAGGCGCACCAGGCCATCAAACTTACTTGAACCCGCCGAGTGATAAGCCTGTCCAATTCCCACGCCTATAACCTTAGATCCGTTTCTCTGACGGCTTTTTTGCTTTTTTTCTGCCCAATCAAAAGCCCTGCCGCCTTTGTCCAGTGCCTCGCGCATATAAACGCTCGTAACAGGTCCTTGCCTGCGCCCGTATTTCGAATCGTTATCGGGTGCATTGATGTGCCGAATCGCCAGTTGATCAATGCCCAATTCTTCAGCGGCCTTGTCGAGCAAAGGTTCGACTACACAGGCGATCTGATTTTGTCCGGGACCTCGCTGTGCCCCCCTGATTGGCGTATTGGTATATACGGGAATTCCCCGAAAGCGCATGGCCTCGGGCGTATAAACCAGCGAAACCGCATCGCCAGCAGCGGTCCAATCACCGCCGCCGCGATAGGCACCATTTTCCTGAATTACGTACATATCCAGCGCACTAATCCGCCCGTTGTCGCGAAAACCAATTTTAATTCGCCCCTGAAAGCCGTGGCGCGCAGACCCGATGAAATACTCTTCCGCGCGACTAATACGCATCATGACGGGACGCCCAATTTTTTTGGACATAAGCGGCGGAATCGCCATCACGGGATACGCCGTGCCTTTGGAACCAAAACCCCCACCGCAATATTCCGCGATATAAACCAGATCTTCAGAATTCATATCCAGGAGACGGGCCAGATCGCGCGTGGGACGGCTCTGGCTTTGCGTTGCGCCATACACGAAACACTTGCCGTTTTGCCATAAAGCCATGCACGATCTCGGTTCCATTGAATGATGCGGATTATTTGCCGTGACAAAGCTCTCATCTACGATCAATTTCGCATTTTCAAATCCCTGGTCAACCTCGCCATAAGACCATTCAGTTGCGGGTTTGCCCGTCGGACACACATCCTTATCGACAAAATCGCCAGCAGTCCATTTGATTGTCTCGCTTCCCGAACGCCGGTTGCGAACATTGCCGTCTTCTCGGGCATTTGTGCCGCCGGGATAGAGACTCTCCAGAGGATCGAGCGTAAAAGGCAGAGGTTCATAATCAATCGCAATTTTGTCGATTGCATCCTGTGCCGTCTGCTCGTCGAGCGCGGCAACCGCCAGAATCGGGTCCCCTACATAATGGGGATTATTCGTCAATATGGGATTGTTCGGCGCGTTTTGCTCGGGCACGTCATCGGCAGTTAAAATACCCAAAACGCCCTGCATCTTCATCGCTTCGGACACATCGATGTTGCGAACGCGCGCATGGGGCATTGTGCTCAAAAGCAAGCGACAAAACACCATGCCTTCGGCGCGAAAATCCTCTGCGTATTTTGCCTTACCCGTAACCTT contains:
- a CDS encoding xanthine dehydrogenase family protein subunit M, translating into MLKDMMANFELYQPTAIDHALNLMDRYGDDGWVLAGGQDSFDWFKDRAKKPRAVIDINGIDDLHGIRETADGIEIGALTTLTEIETSALIKEKYGVLADAARHVASPQIRNAGTIGGNVCQDTRCWYYRYGLDCYRAGGNTCYADTPEGIDREHCLFGADRCIAVSPSDTAPALVALDARMVVVNGDGEKEVLAENFFIGPDVDIMRMTILQPGDLLKSIVIPNTWAGARFYFEKVAERNTWDFALVNIASAMKVENDAIADIRMACGGVACVPRRLTVVEEVVKGSPPNGASADLAASAATRGATPLNYNGFKIPLMESLVKRVIRES
- a CDS encoding xanthine dehydrogenase family protein molybdopterin-binding subunit, whose translation is MAYQLIGKDFTPPDVAAKVTGKAKYAEDFRAEGMVFCRLLLSTMPHARVRNIDVSEAMKMQGVLGILTADDVPEQNAPNNPILTNNPHYVGDPILAVAALDEQTAQDAIDKIAIDYEPLPFTLDPLESLYPGGTNAREDGNVRNRRSGSETIKWTAGDFVDKDVCPTGKPATEWSYGEVDQGFENAKLIVDESFVTANNPHHSMEPRSCMALWQNGKCFVYGATQSQSRPTRDLARLLDMNSEDLVYIAEYCGGGFGSKGTAYPVMAIPPLMSKKIGRPVMMRISRAEEYFIGSARHGFQGRIKIGFRDNGRISALDMYVIQENGAYRGGGDWTAAGDAVSLVYTPEAMRFRGIPVYTNTPIRGAQRGPGQNQIACVVEPLLDKAAEELGIDQLAIRHINAPDNDSKYGRRQGPVTSVYMREALDKGGRAFDWAEKKQKSRQRNGSKVIGVGIGQAYHSAGSSKFDGLVRLTPEGKLHIHSGVGNLGTFSHTATSLAAAEVLTCKWENCVIERGDSRRHLPWNHAQWGSNTSFTMTRTNYVAAMDAKNKLLEIAAMDLGGSPGDYDLADERIVHKTDKSKSMGFADAAKRAIELGGKYDGHEAPEDIHAMTKTSVAGLAGTGLIGVAKDNLKHEGVVPAMAVGFIEIELDLETGKYEILDYVGVAECGTVLHPQGLETQIKGGAVMGFGLAALERYVYDPQNGLPANMGLYQCKPPSYLDVPSEMKTEVVDIADPQNPVGAKGIGEPVQGCAAAALLCAISDALDGYYFNRMPVTTDHIVNAAAGREQSYKALQVNTV